The following nucleotide sequence is from Musa acuminata AAA Group cultivar baxijiao unplaced genomic scaffold, Cavendish_Baxijiao_AAA HiC_scaffold_803, whole genome shotgun sequence.
TCGGCTTGGCGTCGATTTCTCGCGCCGCGCCGTACGGTGCACCGTCGCTTTCTGTGTATCGGACGGCTGCTGAGGCTCCGAAACGCGGCTCGGCGCCGAGCCGCGTCGAGCTCGAGGACTGTCGGTGGCGGCGGGGCCCGCGACGCCCGTCTCTCATGGGTCCCGCGATGGGCTCCGTCCCCCTGCAGTCACAAGGCAGGTAGACGGGGAGCGTCATCCCGGCGGGTCCCGCGGAGCTGGGGAAGAAAAGCGTCGTTGCTGCCGCTTTATCGTCGTATCGGTTACGTACCGGTATAATGAATGATACCGATAAGTGGCGGAAAGCAAACGAAAGGGAAAGGAAGGAAGAGAGAACGGGCGATGCGACAAAGCGTTTCGGTCTCGTTACGAACATAACGGTTTCGTTGCGTAGCGGTGATGTGCGACCCGTTCGGTGTTGCAATTTGCGCTCGAGTTGTTTGTTGTTATGTCGCTCCCGATTTCTTTACCTACTATAAATATTGGCTTCTCTCCCTGCCGTTCTCTTCGCCTCTCCGTCAACGCCATCCCGTATCTCCTTCCTTCTTTcgcctcctcttcccctctctctCATCTTCTTCTCAAGCAAAGTAGCAAGAATCCGGAGCTTGGAGAAGCAAATCCTTTTCGTTCTTGGTCTAAATTGTAGCTCGTCTTGATGAATTAGAGGGCGGGCGAATCCGTTTGCTGGTTTCGGACATCCGAAGAGCGAGATGCGGTCCAGGACAGGCGGGAGAGCGGCGGCGGCGTTCAGCCCCATTAAGGAGTCGCCGGCGGCGGAGAAGGCGGCGGAGTGGGAGGTCAGGCCGGGTGGGATGTTCGTCCAGAAGCGCGACCCCGACGCCGACGCGGCGGCCGCTCCCGTCCCCACCATCCGCGTCAAGGTCAAGTACGGCGCCGTGTACCACGAGGCATACGTCAGCTCTCAGGCCACTTTCGGTAAGAACTCGGCCGTTCCCTGGGgacttttcttgttcttcttcctgcGGCGGTTGGTCCGCGTAAGGTGGTCGACGAATTGATTGAACGAGTGGTGGCCGCGGCGCGGCGCGGTGCGCAGGGGAGCTGAAGAAGGTGCTGTCGGCCAGGACGGGGCTGCACCCGCTCGACATGAAGCTGTTGTACAAGGACAAGGAGAGGGAGTCGACGGCGTTCCTGGACCACGCCGGGGTgaaggacaagtcgaaggtggtgTTGGTGGAAGACGCCACGGCGCAGGCCAAGCGCCTCCTCGAGGTGCGCAAAGCCGACAAGATGGAGAAGGCCACCAAGTCCATCTCCGCCGTCAGCCTCGAGGTCGATCGGCTCGCCTCCAAGGTAATCCCACACCCACCGTTGCGCCCACCCTTCCCTTGCCCCGATCCCAAAGACTAATCTCCATTGATCGATCAGGTGTCGGCGTTGGATGCGATCGTGAGCAAAGGCGGGAGGGTGGCGGAGAACGACGTGACCAATCTCATCGAATCGTT
It contains:
- the LOC103990510 gene encoding BAG family molecular chaperone regulator 1, producing MRSRTGGRAAAAFSPIKESPAAEKAAEWEVRPGGMFVQKRDPDADAAAAPVPTIRVKVKYGAVYHEAYVSSQATFGELKKVLSARTGLHPLDMKLLYKDKERESTAFLDHAGVKDKSKVVLVEDATAQAKRLLEVRKADKMEKATKSISAVSLEVDRLASKVSALDAIVSKGGRVAENDVTNLIESLMNELIKLDAIVADGDVKLQRRMQIKRVQRYVETLDAIKIKNVMPRANGRPQAKEQPQWPHQKSHQPHHHQQQMRDTQNPVRPQMQQKKMHLQQPQNGLPQQPVVVTTNWETFDSLFMPSTTTPTPAASSTPHAKLDWELF